The Paenibacillus tianjinensis genome has a window encoding:
- a CDS encoding MarR family winged helix-turn-helix transcriptional regulator — MIQSYERDTQLTLHLYRVFAKSFKSINEHAVTGSKIEGFNPTAFAVMEVLYYKGPQPIQQIGAKLLLQSGNVTYVIDKLEERGYLQRKPCANDRRVIFAELTAEGEQLMSEMYPKYSERLHLAFSGLNDDEKEQMIILLKKMGLQAEKLSPLPRK; from the coding sequence ATGATACAATCCTATGAACGCGATACTCAATTAACACTGCATTTGTACCGGGTTTTTGCCAAGTCTTTCAAGAGCATCAACGAGCATGCCGTTACCGGAAGCAAGATTGAAGGCTTCAATCCGACAGCCTTCGCTGTGATGGAGGTCCTCTACTATAAGGGACCCCAGCCGATTCAGCAGATCGGTGCCAAGCTGCTGCTGCAGAGCGGCAACGTTACTTACGTGATTGACAAGCTCGAAGAACGCGGATACCTGCAGCGCAAGCCTTGTGCGAATGACCGCCGTGTTATATTCGCTGAGCTGACAGCAGAAGGCGAGCAGTTGATGAGCGAGATGTATCCGAAATATTCAGAACGTCTGCACCTGGCTTTTAGCGGTCTGAATGATGATGAGAAGGAACAAATGATTATTCTGCTGAAGAAGATGGGTCTCCAGGCCGAGAAGCTCTCGCCGCTGCCCCGCAAGTAG
- a CDS encoding GNAT family N-acetyltransferase produces MYLSHGVAPKLSGTRIELQPIASDHASALFEIWTHPAVAPWLDTPPLASVRDTEQLIALLLQMGREEESLRWSITLPDGEIIGSCGYNQWQLPGAYRGEIGCELSPSCWGHGYMREALELVLDFGFGTMGLNRIEALCHPGNIRAHGLFQALNFSQEGLLREYRHTASGFQDVSLYALLRNEKL; encoded by the coding sequence AGAGCTGCAGCCGATTGCTTCGGATCATGCTTCTGCGCTGTTTGAGATATGGACTCATCCTGCTGTTGCCCCCTGGCTGGACACCCCTCCGCTGGCATCCGTGAGGGATACGGAGCAGTTGATCGCCCTCCTGCTGCAGATGGGCAGAGAGGAGGAGAGCCTGCGCTGGAGCATTACCCTGCCGGATGGCGAGATTATCGGCAGCTGCGGCTATAACCAATGGCAGCTGCCGGGGGCCTACCGGGGGGAAATCGGCTGCGAGCTGTCTCCATCCTGCTGGGGACATGGGTATATGCGCGAAGCACTGGAGCTTGTGCTGGACTTCGGCTTCGGCACGATGGGCCTGAACCGGATAGAAGCCTTATGCCATCCCGGCAATATCCGGGCGCACGGGCTGTTTCAGGCGCTGAACTTTTCGCAGGAAGGCTTGCTGCGCGAGTACCGCCATACCGCTTCAGGTTTTCAGGACGTGAGCCTTTACGCTTTGCTGCGTAATGAGAAGTTATAA